A single region of the Halobacterium wangiae genome encodes:
- a CDS encoding glutathione S-transferase family protein, which produces MGRMVDGEWRTEEEQIDLGEDGEFERDSTSFRDWVGEEYPAESGRYHLYVSYACPWAHRTLLVRALKGLEDAISVSVVDPVRYDQGWEFDSDVPGATPDHLFDAEYLREVYVRADETYTGRVTVPVLYDTEADTIVNNESAEIMRMLDGAFDEFATRDVDLYPEGYQDEIDHRIEDIYDPINNGVYRAGFAGSQRAYTRAVEDLFEALDEYDDLLADRRYLAGDVLTLADVAMFTTLYRFDEVYHTHFKCNREQIADYDNLWPYLRELCQLPGVAETLHMDHVKNHYYRSHADLNPKRIVPVGPDPDFFAPHDRDELPGGPPETLRQ; this is translated from the coding sequence ATGGGACGAATGGTCGACGGCGAGTGGCGAACGGAGGAAGAGCAGATCGACCTCGGCGAGGACGGCGAGTTCGAGCGCGACTCCACGAGCTTCCGGGACTGGGTCGGCGAGGAGTACCCCGCGGAGTCGGGGCGCTACCACCTCTACGTCTCCTACGCCTGCCCGTGGGCCCACCGCACGCTGCTCGTGCGCGCCCTGAAGGGTCTGGAGGACGCCATCTCGGTGAGCGTCGTCGACCCGGTGCGCTACGACCAGGGCTGGGAGTTCGACTCCGACGTGCCCGGCGCGACGCCCGACCACCTCTTCGACGCCGAGTACCTCCGCGAGGTGTACGTCCGCGCCGACGAGACGTACACGGGCCGAGTGACCGTCCCCGTCCTCTACGACACGGAAGCGGACACCATCGTGAACAACGAGAGCGCGGAGATCATGCGGATGCTCGACGGCGCCTTCGACGAGTTCGCGACCCGGGACGTCGACCTCTACCCCGAGGGCTACCAGGACGAAATCGACCACCGCATCGAAGACATCTACGACCCCATCAACAACGGTGTCTACCGCGCGGGGTTCGCTGGCAGCCAGCGCGCCTACACCAGGGCCGTCGAGGACCTGTTCGAGGCGCTCGACGAGTACGACGACCTGCTCGCCGACCGGCGCTACCTTGCCGGCGACGTGCTCACGCTCGCGGACGTGGCGATGTTCACCACGCTGTACCGCTTCGACGAGGTGTACCACACGCACTTCAAGTGCAACCGCGAGCAGATCGCGGACTACGACAACCTCTGGCCGTATCTCCGCGAGCTCTGCCAGCTCCCCGGCGTCGCGGAGACGCTCCACATGGACCACGTGAAGAACCACTACTACCGGAGCCACGCCGACCTCAACCCGAAGCGCATCGTGCCTGTCGGACCGGACCCGGACTTTTTCGCGCCCCACGACCGCGACGAACTGCCAGGCGGGCCGCCAGAGACGTTGCGGCAGTGA
- a CDS encoding HD domain-containing protein has translation MRAIKDSVHDYIEVAGVAEALLDAPAVQRLRHIKQLSTIRLVYPSANHTRFEHSLGVYHLADRALDYLDVTGARADTVRAAALLHDVGHGPYGHQTEGIIQRRLGRHHDEVGELLTEGVVGETLRDHGLDPDRVAAVVAGEGRLGQLVAGELDVDRMDYLVRDAHHTGVPYGTIDHGRLLRALTFRDGDLVLAEGNVATAESVLVGRALMNATVYRHHVSRIAGSMLERASERLLDETDLDPATFARTTDAELLGALREYDATADAARRIHDRDLYKRAVWTERGDVPDDLVAADYHDVREFERDIAESAGVTEQCVVVDNPGSPSMPESSVRVAVGGDVRPLHEQSPLVRGMQESQRVQWRFGVYAPDEHVPAVAAAAERVLGLGGVGDPTE, from the coding sequence ATGCGTGCCATCAAGGACAGCGTCCACGACTACATCGAGGTCGCGGGCGTCGCGGAGGCGCTGCTGGACGCGCCCGCCGTCCAGCGGCTCCGCCACATCAAGCAGCTGAGCACGATTCGGCTGGTCTACCCGTCGGCGAACCACACGCGCTTCGAGCACTCCCTGGGCGTCTACCACCTCGCCGACCGCGCGCTCGACTACCTCGACGTCACCGGCGCGCGAGCCGACACCGTCCGGGCCGCCGCGCTCCTCCACGACGTCGGCCACGGCCCCTACGGTCACCAGACGGAGGGCATCATCCAGCGTCGCCTCGGCCGCCACCACGACGAGGTCGGGGAACTGCTCACGGAGGGCGTCGTGGGGGAGACGCTCCGCGACCACGGCCTCGACCCGGACCGCGTCGCCGCCGTCGTGGCGGGCGAGGGGCGACTCGGCCAGCTCGTCGCGGGCGAACTCGACGTCGACCGGATGGACTACCTCGTGCGGGACGCCCACCACACCGGCGTCCCCTACGGCACCATCGACCACGGCCGCCTGCTCCGTGCGCTCACCTTCCGCGACGGCGACCTGGTGCTCGCCGAGGGGAACGTCGCGACCGCCGAGAGCGTGCTCGTCGGCCGCGCGCTGATGAACGCCACCGTCTACCGCCACCACGTCTCCCGCATCGCGGGGTCGATGCTCGAGCGCGCGAGCGAACGCCTCCTCGACGAGACCGACCTCGACCCGGCGACGTTCGCGCGTACGACCGACGCCGAGTTGCTCGGCGCGCTCCGCGAGTACGACGCCACCGCGGACGCCGCGCGCCGCATCCACGACCGCGACCTCTACAAGCGCGCGGTCTGGACCGAACGCGGCGACGTCCCCGACGACCTGGTGGCCGCCGACTACCACGACGTCCGGGAGTTCGAGCGCGACATCGCCGAGAGTGCTGGTGTCACCGAGCAGTGCGTCGTCGTCGACAACCCCGGCTCCCCGTCGATGCCGGAGTCCTCCGTGCGTGTGGCAGTCGGTGGAGACGTCCGCCCCCTCCACGAGCAGTCGCCGCTCGTCCGCGGGATGCAGGAGTCCCAGCGAGTCCAGTGGCGCTTCGGCGTCTACGCTCCCGACGAGCACGTGCCGGCGGTCGCGGCGGCCGCCGAGCGCGTCCTCGGCCTCGGCGGCGTCGGCGACCCGACGGAGTAA
- a CDS encoding DUF6757 family protein, with protein sequence MQCHYCDGSADVTVDKDGVKVGVCEDHFQDRLDELSDSETLQRLREQLEIERS encoded by the coding sequence ATGCAGTGTCACTACTGCGACGGGAGTGCGGACGTCACTGTCGACAAGGACGGTGTGAAGGTCGGTGTCTGCGAGGACCACTTCCAGGACCGGCTCGACGAGCTGTCGGACAGTGAGACCCTCCAGCGACTCCGGGAGCAACTCGAGATAGAGCGGTCGTAA
- a CDS encoding 4Fe-4S dicluster domain-containing protein: MAIDPQFTENREQVDTHEGHDVWGPVEEPEKLGIHGTHVAVDFDICLADGACVEDCPVDVFEWVDSPDHPESELKADPANESQCIDCMLCVDVCPVDAIDVDAGRT, translated from the coding sequence ATGGCTATCGACCCGCAGTTCACGGAGAACCGAGAGCAGGTGGACACCCACGAGGGCCACGACGTGTGGGGTCCCGTCGAGGAACCCGAGAAACTCGGCATCCACGGCACCCACGTCGCGGTGGACTTCGACATCTGTCTCGCCGACGGCGCCTGCGTCGAGGACTGCCCCGTCGACGTCTTCGAGTGGGTCGACTCCCCCGACCATCCGGAGAGCGAACTCAAGGCCGACCCGGCCAACGAGAGCCAGTGCATCGACTGCATGCTCTGCGTCGACGTCTGCCCCGTCGACGCCATCGACGTCGACGCCGGCCGAACGTAG
- a CDS encoding PQQ-binding-like beta-propeller repeat protein: MERRRLSRRALLAALGSTAAATAGCTAPSRSPRTTSEPSTGSDAADDPEISLSGDDAWTTYGYESGHSGYNPDAAGPDADPTQVWESYVEGIYTLREPAVADGRVYVGSEQSTWAFDATTGEQEWRTDLDSMPHHYPPTYADDTLYVVSKESGGVNNSAPGYVRALNPENGAKRWTTGLPVTSTVAHDGDRLYVAAKESGAGYVRALDAESGDLGWRFDVPDASQSYVTGTPTYADGTLFVAATHVAADGSKSGALYALDPDDGSVNWSWEADSALPVSPVVANDRVHLATRGGAVRAFSVDGEAAWSADTGAGVYTRPTYANGRLFVLTTADIVAYEDAGEELWRAGSERTQMTGMTVAEDTLYVGGEPLFALDATDGSVTFELEVGVFHGSYGAPVVVDDVLYAGICIKEAAGGQYDNYVRAFV; this comes from the coding sequence ATGGAACGACGGCGTCTCTCGCGGCGCGCCCTCCTCGCCGCGCTCGGTTCGACCGCGGCCGCCACCGCCGGCTGCACCGCTCCCTCGCGGTCCCCAAGGACGACCAGCGAACCGTCCACCGGCAGCGACGCTGCGGACGACCCCGAGATCTCGCTGTCCGGCGACGACGCGTGGACCACCTACGGCTACGAGTCCGGCCACAGCGGCTACAACCCGGACGCCGCCGGCCCCGACGCGGACCCCACGCAGGTGTGGGAGTCGTACGTGGAGGGTATCTACACGCTCCGGGAACCCGCCGTCGCGGACGGCCGCGTCTACGTCGGTAGCGAGCAGTCGACGTGGGCGTTCGACGCCACGACCGGCGAGCAGGAGTGGCGCACCGACCTCGACTCGATGCCCCACCACTACCCACCGACGTACGCCGACGACACGCTCTACGTCGTCTCCAAGGAGTCCGGCGGCGTGAACAACAGTGCGCCGGGCTACGTGCGGGCGCTGAACCCCGAGAACGGCGCGAAACGGTGGACGACGGGGCTGCCCGTCACCTCGACGGTCGCCCACGACGGCGACCGCCTCTACGTCGCCGCGAAGGAGTCTGGGGCGGGCTACGTGCGCGCACTCGACGCCGAGTCGGGCGACCTGGGCTGGCGATTCGACGTGCCCGACGCCTCGCAGAGCTACGTCACCGGGACGCCCACGTACGCCGACGGCACGCTGTTCGTCGCCGCCACGCACGTCGCGGCCGACGGCTCGAAGTCCGGCGCGCTGTACGCCCTCGACCCCGACGACGGCAGCGTGAACTGGTCGTGGGAGGCGGACAGCGCGCTCCCGGTCTCCCCCGTCGTCGCGAACGACCGCGTCCACCTCGCCACGCGCGGCGGCGCCGTCCGGGCGTTCTCTGTGGACGGCGAGGCGGCGTGGTCGGCGGACACCGGGGCGGGGGTGTACACCCGTCCGACGTACGCGAACGGTCGGCTGTTCGTGCTCACCACCGCGGACATCGTGGCCTACGAAGACGCCGGCGAGGAACTGTGGCGGGCCGGCAGCGAGCGCACCCAGATGACCGGGATGACCGTCGCGGAGGACACGCTGTACGTCGGCGGCGAACCGCTGTTCGCCCTCGACGCGACCGACGGCTCGGTCACCTTCGAACTCGAGGTCGGCGTCTTCCACGGCTCCTACGGCGCACCCGTCGTCGTCGACGACGTGCTGTACGCCGGTATCTGCATCAAGGAGGCGGCCGGCGGGCAGTACGACAACTACGTCCGGGCGTTCGTGTAA
- a CDS encoding DUF7344 domain-containing protein: MTYSGGRPGDSGPDATSARADSQPSVDALLDVLADAHRRFLVEFLREQPAETCSFAAAIDHVVARAEREREEQLDHDDVELQFYHRHLPKLADAGLLEYDTRSETIRYRPNERLELLFDGIQELRTD; encoded by the coding sequence ATGACATACTCTGGGGGGCGTCCGGGCGACTCCGGACCCGACGCTACGTCCGCTCGGGCAGACAGCCAGCCGTCGGTCGACGCGCTCCTCGACGTCCTGGCCGACGCCCACCGGCGGTTCCTCGTCGAGTTCCTGCGCGAACAGCCAGCGGAGACGTGCTCGTTCGCGGCGGCTATCGACCACGTCGTCGCGCGGGCAGAGCGGGAGCGCGAGGAGCAACTGGACCACGACGACGTCGAACTCCAGTTCTACCACCGCCACCTCCCGAAGCTCGCGGACGCCGGGCTCCTGGAGTACGACACCCGCAGCGAGACGATCCGCTACCGACCGAACGAGCGTCTGGAGCTACTGTTCGACGGCATCCAGGAACTCCGCACGGACTGA
- a CDS encoding thiol-disulfide oxidoreductase DCC family protein: MPEHPPRVVFDDDCGFCTWCANWAARHGDVETVGFEQLTPDQLARLPEDWENCTHFLTDDAVYSCGEAVERALVHDFPVLGPVFAVLRAIPGYAWLRERLYRFGADRRVLLGKLARDDPPARR; this comes from the coding sequence ATGCCCGAACACCCGCCCCGGGTCGTCTTCGACGACGACTGCGGCTTCTGCACGTGGTGTGCGAACTGGGCTGCCCGGCACGGCGACGTCGAGACGGTCGGGTTCGAGCAGCTCACACCGGACCAGCTGGCGCGGCTCCCAGAGGACTGGGAGAACTGCACGCACTTCCTCACGGACGACGCGGTGTACTCCTGCGGCGAGGCCGTCGAGCGCGCGCTCGTCCACGACTTCCCGGTTCTCGGCCCGGTGTTCGCCGTGCTGCGTGCGATTCCCGGCTACGCCTGGCTCCGCGAGCGGCTCTACCGCTTCGGCGCCGACCGTCGGGTCCTGCTCGGGAAGCTCGCTCGCGACGACCCGCCCGCGCGGCGCTAG
- the alaS gene encoding alanine--tRNA ligase, with the protein MSDLESEYRLDYFEEEDFERKECTDCGVHFWTRDHDRETCGEPPCEDYQFIDDPGFDESYSLTEMRERILSFFEEHGHERIEPYPVAANRWRDDVLLTQASIYDFQPHVTSGASPPPANPLVVSQPCIRMQDIDNVGKTGRHTMAFEMLGHHAFNADPGTDYAYEGEVYWKDQTVEYCELLFDEVGVDLEELTFIEDPWVGGGNAGPAFEVIFRGLELATLVFMSLEQDPDGEYKMKDGNRYTRMDRRVVDTGYGVERWTWMSQGTPTVYEAVYPEMIDFLKKQAGLDYSEDEEQLVHRAAKLSGNLDIDEVEDMEAARDNIADKLGVETARLGELVEPLEEIYAIADHSRTLAYMFGDGIVPSNVGTGYLARMVLRRTKRLVDSVGADVPLDELVDMAAERLGYQNRDTIRSVVRSEVEKYAETLERGGRRVEQLAEEYAERGEPVPTEELIELYDSHGIQPDMVADIADDVGADVESPDNFYSLVAERHDTESAVAGGEAGDERVADLPETEPLYYDDAYRSEFEAVVLDVFEREGDDETTYDVVLDQTMFYPEGGGQPADRGTLSTDDLTADVLDVQKRGDVVLHRTDKNPGKGEFVRGQIDVERRQRLMTHHTATHVVGYAARQVLGDHIRQAGAQKGTDSSRLDVQHFERLDRETVKEIERVANEVVRENTSVQREWPHRHEAEEKYGFDLYQGGVPTGENIRLVHVGEDVQACGGTHVARTGEIGAIKILNAERVQDGVERLTFAAGAAAIEHVQSTEDDLLAAAETFDVSPDEVPNTAERFFTEWKERGKTIDELKEQLAAARASGGGDGEEVDVAGTTAVVQRIDSDMGELRATANALAEEGKIAVVGSGADGAQFVVAVPDGVPVNAGEVVGELAGMVGGGGGGPADFAQGGGPDGERLDDALEAAPDVLREVASA; encoded by the coding sequence ATGAGCGATCTTGAGTCGGAGTACCGCCTCGACTACTTCGAGGAGGAGGACTTCGAGCGGAAGGAGTGTACAGACTGTGGTGTACACTTCTGGACCCGCGACCACGACCGCGAGACGTGCGGCGAACCGCCCTGCGAGGACTACCAGTTCATCGACGACCCCGGCTTCGACGAGTCGTACTCGCTGACGGAGATGCGCGAGCGCATCCTCTCGTTCTTCGAGGAGCACGGCCACGAGCGCATCGAGCCGTACCCCGTGGCGGCCAACCGGTGGCGCGACGACGTGCTGCTCACGCAGGCATCGATCTACGACTTCCAGCCCCACGTCACCTCGGGGGCGTCGCCGCCGCCAGCGAACCCGCTGGTCGTCTCCCAGCCCTGCATCCGAATGCAGGACATCGACAACGTCGGGAAGACCGGCCGGCACACGATGGCGTTCGAGATGCTCGGTCACCACGCGTTCAACGCCGACCCCGGCACCGACTACGCCTACGAGGGCGAGGTGTACTGGAAGGACCAGACCGTCGAGTACTGCGAGCTGCTGTTCGACGAGGTCGGCGTCGACCTGGAGGAGCTGACGTTCATCGAGGACCCGTGGGTCGGCGGCGGCAACGCCGGGCCGGCGTTCGAGGTCATCTTCCGCGGGCTGGAGCTGGCGACGCTAGTCTTCATGTCCCTCGAACAGGACCCGGACGGCGAGTACAAGATGAAAGACGGGAACCGCTACACGCGGATGGACCGCCGGGTCGTCGACACCGGCTACGGCGTCGAGCGCTGGACGTGGATGAGCCAGGGGACCCCCACCGTCTACGAGGCCGTCTACCCCGAGATGATCGACTTCCTCAAAAAGCAGGCCGGCCTCGACTACTCCGAGGACGAGGAACAGCTCGTCCACCGCGCGGCGAAGCTCTCGGGGAACCTTGACATCGACGAGGTCGAGGACATGGAGGCGGCCAGAGACAACATCGCGGACAAACTCGGCGTGGAGACCGCTCGACTCGGCGAGCTCGTCGAACCGCTCGAGGAGATCTACGCAATCGCGGACCACTCCCGGACGCTCGCGTACATGTTCGGCGACGGCATCGTCCCGTCGAACGTCGGCACGGGCTACCTCGCGCGGATGGTGTTGCGCCGCACGAAGCGCCTCGTCGACAGCGTCGGCGCGGACGTCCCGCTCGACGAACTCGTCGACATGGCCGCGGAGCGCCTCGGCTACCAGAACCGGGACACCATCCGGAGCGTCGTGCGTAGCGAGGTCGAGAAGTACGCCGAGACGCTCGAACGCGGCGGGCGGCGGGTCGAACAGCTCGCAGAGGAGTACGCCGAGCGCGGCGAACCCGTCCCGACCGAGGAGCTCATCGAACTGTACGACTCCCACGGCATCCAGCCGGACATGGTCGCGGACATCGCCGACGACGTCGGGGCGGACGTGGAGTCCCCGGATAACTTCTACTCGCTCGTCGCCGAGCGCCACGACACCGAGAGTGCGGTGGCTGGCGGCGAAGCGGGTGACGAGCGCGTCGCTGACCTCCCCGAGACCGAGCCGCTGTACTACGACGACGCCTACCGCTCGGAGTTCGAGGCGGTCGTCCTCGACGTCTTCGAGCGCGAGGGCGACGACGAGACGACGTACGACGTCGTGCTCGACCAGACGATGTTCTACCCGGAGGGCGGGGGTCAGCCGGCCGACCGTGGCACGCTGTCGACGGACGACCTCACTGCCGACGTCCTGGACGTCCAGAAGCGCGGCGACGTCGTCCTCCACCGGACGGACAAGAATCCCGGGAAGGGCGAGTTCGTGCGCGGCCAGATCGACGTGGAGCGCCGCCAGCGCCTGATGACCCACCACACCGCGACACACGTCGTCGGCTACGCGGCCCGGCAGGTGCTCGGTGACCACATCCGGCAGGCCGGCGCCCAGAAGGGGACGGACAGTTCGCGCCTCGACGTCCAGCACTTCGAGCGCCTCGACCGGGAGACGGTCAAGGAGATCGAACGCGTGGCCAACGAGGTCGTCCGCGAGAACACGTCCGTCCAGCGCGAGTGGCCCCACCGCCACGAGGCCGAGGAGAAGTACGGCTTCGACCTCTACCAGGGCGGCGTCCCGACGGGCGAGAACATCCGTCTCGTCCACGTCGGCGAGGACGTCCAGGCCTGCGGCGGCACGCACGTCGCCCGCACGGGCGAGATCGGCGCGATCAAGATCCTGAACGCCGAGCGCGTCCAGGACGGCGTCGAGCGCCTGACGTTCGCCGCGGGCGCGGCCGCCATCGAGCACGTCCAGTCGACCGAAGACGACCTGCTCGCGGCCGCCGAGACGTTCGACGTCTCGCCCGACGAGGTCCCCAATACCGCCGAGCGGTTCTTCACGGAGTGGAAGGAACGCGGGAAGACCATCGACGAACTGAAAGAACAGCTCGCGGCGGCCCGCGCCTCGGGCGGCGGCGACGGCGAGGAGGTCGACGTCGCGGGGACGACGGCGGTCGTCCAGCGCATCGACTCGGACATGGGCGAACTCCGCGCGACGGCGAACGCGCTCGCCGAGGAGGGGAAGATAGCGGTCGTCGGCTCCGGCGCGGACGGTGCGCAGTTCGTCGTCGCGGTGCCCGACGGCGTGCCCGTGAACGCGGGCGAAGTCGTCGGCGAACTCGCAGGGATGGTCGGCGGCGGCGGTGGCGGCCCGGCGGACTTCGCGCAGGGCGGCGGTCCCGACGGCGAGCGACTCGACGACGCGCTCGAGGCGGCGCCCGACGTGCTGCGCGAAGTCGCGAGCGCCTGA
- a CDS encoding TspO/MBR family protein → MDLSREDLPGLVVAVVVCEVVGASPALVTATGSGTWYETLTQPALAPPNWVFGPVWTTLFALLGVGVYLVLRDGRGRQRTVAFGLFVAQYVLNVSWTLVFFGGENIAGGLAVIAALWALIVATIVAFWRVRPVAGALLLPYLAWVSFAAYLNYAFWTLN, encoded by the coding sequence ATGGACCTCTCACGCGAGGACCTCCCCGGGCTCGTGGTCGCCGTCGTCGTCTGCGAGGTGGTCGGCGCCTCCCCCGCACTCGTCACCGCGACCGGCTCCGGAACGTGGTACGAGACGCTCACGCAACCCGCTCTCGCCCCGCCGAACTGGGTGTTCGGGCCGGTGTGGACGACGCTGTTCGCGCTGCTCGGGGTCGGCGTCTACCTCGTGTTGCGCGACGGCCGCGGCCGCCAGCGGACGGTGGCGTTCGGCCTCTTCGTCGCGCAGTACGTGCTCAACGTCTCGTGGACGCTCGTCTTCTTCGGCGGGGAGAACATCGCCGGCGGCCTCGCGGTCATCGCCGCGCTCTGGGCGCTCATCGTCGCCACGATCGTGGCGTTCTGGCGGGTGCGGCCCGTCGCGGGCGCGCTGCTCCTGCCGTACCTCGCCTGGGTGTCGTTCGCCGCCTACCTCAACTACGCGTTCTGGACGCTGAACTGA
- a CDS encoding acyl-CoA dehydrogenase family protein: protein MLDYVGLEADLSAEERLIRDTAREFVAENVRPDVAEHYVEGTFPTELIPEMGELGFYAPNLEGYGLPGVGEKAYGLLMQELEACDSGLRSMASVQGALVMYPIHAFGSEEQKETWLPALGAGEAVGCFGLTEPEHGSNPSAMETRAEKDGDEYVLNGSKTWITNSPISDVAVVWAKDASEGGTVRGFLVETDRDGVTTNKIDDKLSLRASITGEISLQNVRVPQENRLPGVEGMKGPLSCLTQARYGIAWGAVGAARDCFETARDYATDREQFGKPIGGFQIQQQKLAEMATQITTSQLLAHRLADLKERGDLRPQHVSMAKRNNVRMARDQARVAREMLGGNGITTDYSPMRHMANMETVYTYEGTHDIHTLILGEDLTGIAAYQ from the coding sequence ATGCTCGATTACGTGGGTCTGGAGGCAGACCTGTCCGCCGAGGAGCGGCTCATCCGCGACACCGCCCGCGAGTTCGTCGCGGAGAACGTCCGACCGGACGTCGCTGAACACTACGTCGAAGGGACGTTCCCGACCGAGCTCATCCCGGAGATGGGCGAACTCGGCTTCTACGCGCCGAACCTCGAGGGGTACGGCCTCCCCGGCGTCGGCGAGAAGGCGTACGGCCTGCTGATGCAGGAACTGGAGGCCTGTGACTCGGGGCTGCGCTCGATGGCGAGCGTGCAGGGCGCACTCGTCATGTACCCGATCCACGCCTTCGGGAGCGAGGAGCAGAAGGAGACGTGGCTGCCGGCACTCGGCGCCGGCGAGGCCGTCGGCTGCTTCGGCCTCACGGAACCCGAACACGGCTCGAACCCCTCCGCGATGGAGACGCGCGCCGAGAAGGACGGCGACGAGTACGTCCTGAACGGCTCGAAGACGTGGATCACGAACTCCCCCATCTCGGACGTCGCGGTCGTGTGGGCGAAGGACGCCTCCGAGGGCGGCACGGTCCGCGGCTTCCTCGTGGAGACCGACCGCGACGGCGTCACGACGAACAAGATCGACGACAAACTCAGCCTCCGGGCCTCGATCACGGGCGAGATCAGCCTCCAGAACGTCCGCGTCCCCCAGGAGAACCGCCTCCCCGGCGTCGAGGGGATGAAGGGGCCGCTCTCGTGCCTGACGCAGGCCCGCTACGGCATCGCGTGGGGCGCCGTCGGCGCGGCCCGCGACTGCTTCGAGACCGCCCGCGACTACGCCACCGACCGCGAGCAGTTCGGCAAGCCGATCGGCGGCTTCCAGATCCAGCAGCAGAAGCTCGCGGAGATGGCGACCCAGATCACCACGAGCCAGCTGCTCGCCCACCGCCTCGCGGACCTCAAGGAGCGCGGCGACCTCCGCCCGCAGCACGTCTCGATGGCCAAGCGCAACAACGTCCGGATGGCCCGCGACCAGGCCCGCGTCGCCCGCGAGATGCTCGGCGGCAACGGCATCACCACGGACTACTCGCCGATGCGCCACATGGCGAACATGGAGACCGTCTACACGTACGAGGGGACCCACGACATCCACACGCTCATCCTGGGCGAGGACCTCACCGGCATCGCAGCGTACCAGTAA
- a CDS encoding cupin domain-containing protein → MRKVRLDDLDSRMGPADRSLPLTDALGVTDAALNVYELAPGDSFAYGFHAHENQEEIFYVLEGTVTFRTLDDDVEVGAGEVVRFAPGEFQRGVNRGDERVRALAVGAPQDAGDTEILRECPECGGETTHDLELADDRSEIRAVCEECGMVTGRFD, encoded by the coding sequence ATGCGGAAAGTACGCCTCGACGACCTCGACTCCCGGATGGGGCCCGCCGACCGGAGCCTCCCGCTGACCGACGCGCTCGGCGTCACGGACGCGGCGCTCAACGTCTACGAACTGGCCCCCGGCGACAGCTTCGCGTACGGCTTCCACGCCCACGAGAACCAGGAGGAGATCTTCTACGTACTCGAGGGCACGGTCACGTTCCGCACGCTCGACGACGACGTCGAGGTGGGGGCCGGCGAAGTCGTGCGCTTCGCGCCGGGCGAGTTCCAGCGCGGGGTCAACCGCGGCGACGAGCGCGTCCGGGCGCTCGCCGTCGGCGCGCCCCAGGACGCCGGCGACACCGAGATCCTCCGCGAGTGTCCGGAGTGTGGCGGCGAGACGACACACGACCTCGAACTCGCCGACGACCGCTCGGAGATCCGCGCGGTCTGCGAGGAGTGTGGGATGGTCACTGGCCGCTTCGACTGA
- a CDS encoding type 1 glutamine amidotransferase produces the protein MSRSRVALLNAAHDSTDTTRNFRRELDTDLVEFHAVSGELPESTDYDGVVVSGSRASVYYDEAWIEPLVDYVADVHDAGVPLLGVCFGHQVIAAALGGDVETMGEYEIGYREVEVTTDDPIFDGVGDSVTVFTTHSDTVTELPPGAELLAENDYGVHAFRVDDSVGVQFHPEYDPETAERVTTRKGELSDERVAEVLAGIDDENYAAACEAKQLFDNFTRSVADSPAAD, from the coding sequence ATGAGCCGGTCCCGCGTCGCGTTGCTGAACGCCGCCCACGACTCCACGGACACGACCCGGAACTTCCGCCGAGAACTCGACACCGACCTCGTCGAGTTCCACGCCGTCTCGGGTGAACTCCCCGAGAGCACGGACTACGACGGCGTCGTCGTGTCCGGGTCCCGCGCCTCGGTCTACTACGACGAGGCGTGGATCGAGCCGCTCGTCGACTACGTGGCCGACGTCCACGACGCTGGTGTGCCCCTACTGGGCGTCTGCTTCGGCCACCAGGTCATCGCAGCGGCGCTGGGCGGCGACGTGGAGACGATGGGCGAGTACGAGATCGGCTACCGCGAGGTCGAGGTGACGACGGACGACCCGATCTTCGACGGCGTCGGCGACTCCGTCACCGTCTTCACGACCCACTCCGACACGGTCACGGAACTCCCACCGGGCGCGGAACTGCTCGCGGAGAACGACTACGGCGTCCACGCGTTCCGCGTCGACGACTCGGTCGGCGTCCAGTTCCACCCCGAGTACGACCCCGAGACCGCAGAACGCGTGACGACCCGGAAGGGGGAGTTGAGCGACGAACGCGTCGCCGAGGTGCTGGCGGGCATCGACGACGAGAACTACGCCGCGGCCTGCGAGGCCAAACAGCTGTTCGACAACTTCACGCGCAGCGTCGCCGACTCCCCGGCGGCCGACTGA